A section of the Amblyomma americanum isolate KBUSLIRL-KWMA chromosome 2, ASM5285725v1, whole genome shotgun sequence genome encodes:
- the LOC144118441 gene encoding putative chitinase 2 isoform X2: MYESGGFMDVSSKNLVDVLNEILGPMPHLVGKLVPTVSTVGKKYVFADAAKVEVGDLVDLSVPPQNVPLATICQEKAAWTFKLENKTKCYSAFNNKKEWIGFESPTSVVLKTELVKKKKLLGIAVLNIEQDDRSACTEDSWPYLLGAVQQALR, from the exons ATGTACGAGTCGGGCGGTTTCATGGACGTCTCGAGCAAGAACCTG GTTGACGTCCTCAACGAAATCCTGGGTCCGATGCCGCACCTTGTCGGCAAGCTGGTACCGACCGTGTCGACGGTGGGCAAGAAGTACGTCTTCGCTGACGCCGCCAAGGTTGAGGTCGGCGACCTCGTCGACCTGTCGGTCCCGCCCCAGAATGTCCCACTCGCCACT ATTTGTCAAGAAAAGGCGGCGTGGACCTTTAAGCTGGAAAATAAAACCAAGTGTTATTCAGCCTTCAACAACAAGAAAGAATGGATTGGTTTCGAGAGTCCGACATCCGTCGTGCTCAAG ACTGAGCTggtaaagaagaagaagttgCTGGGCATCGCCGTGCTCAACATTGAGCAGGACGACCGCAGCGCCTGTACGGAGGACAGCTGGCCGTACCTTTTGGGCGCCGTGCAGCAAGCGCTGCGCTAG